The Stigmatella aurantiaca DW4/3-1 genome contains the following window.
CCGCGCTGAAGCGGCAGCTCGCGGTGTTGGGCCCCGCGCGTGCGCTCCAGGAGGCCCGCTCCCTGGTGCGGTGGCTGGAGGAGACCCCGCGCTACGCCGCGCTCTGTGAGGACGGGAAGCGGCGGCGGGGCCGACGCCCACTGCGGAGCGAGGTCCTGTTCCCGGATGCCCGGCGTCACCGTCCCCGCGTGCTGCACCTGCGCCAGGAGCAGTTGGGGCTCGATGTCCCCGTGGCCCCGGGCGAGTGGCCGGTGCTCGCCGAGCTTCTGGCCGCCTTGTCACGGGGGGCCTCCCGGGCCGAGCTGCGCGCCCTCGCGGCGGCACCTGCGGCAGGGGCCCTGCTTTCGGACATGTCGGGGGCAGGGTGGCTCGTCCGCCATGAGGGCCCCGTGGAGGTTCCTTCGCCCGGGGCGCTCTTCGTGGGCCACAACACCGTGCTCATCGCGGGGCGCCAGGCGCGCGTCCTGGTGGACCCCTACTTCCGGCCCTCGAGCGGGGTGGATGTGCCCGGGTATGCCCCCATGCAGCCGGGGGACCTGGGGCCCGTGGACGCGGTGCTCATCACCCACTCGCACGGGGACCACTTCCACCTGGGCTCCCTGGTGCGGCTGCCACGGGACACCCGCATCTTCGTCCCGGCGGTGGCGCGCGAGAGCTTGTTCTCCACGGACTGCGTGCTGCGGCTGGAGCAGCTCGGCTTCACGCGGGTGGAACCCTTGCGCTGGGGCGAAGAGCGGCAGGTGGGAGACCTCACTGTGCGCGCCTTGCCGTTCCATGGGGAGCAGCCCACCGATGCCCAGGGGCTCTACCCGGGCCTCTTCAACGAGGGGAACACCTGGCTGGTGCGGGCGCCCGGCTTCTCCACGGCCTTCTTCGCGGATGCGGGGCACGACGTGCGCGGCGACATGCGGGAGGTCTGCCGCCGTGTGCGCGAGGAGGGGCCCGTGGACGTGCTGTTCTGTGGCGTGCGGGGCTTCCGGCTCAAGCCACTCTTCTTTGGTTTCTCCACGCTGGATGCTTTTCTCGTCGATGTGCCCCTGGACGCCCTCACCCGGCCGCAGCAGCTCATGGCCGGGCCGGAGGAGGCGCTGGAGTTCGGGGCGTTGCTCGGCGCCCGCTACGTCGTTCCCTGCGCGGATGGCGGGGCGCCCTGGTACTGGCGCGAGGGCATGGGGCCGCGCTACCCGGGGTATCCCGGCGAGCCCGTCACAGGGGCCAGCACCCTGGACGAAAACCCGGACGCGGATCCCTACCCGGAGCGGTTGGCGCAGGTGCGCCGGGAGCGGGCCTCGGGCCCCCGGGCGCTGTTGATGCGCCCGGGCGAGGCGCTGCGCTGGCGGGGACGAAAGGCGCCCGAGGCAGTCCAACTGCCCGGGTTCCTCTGGCCGTTTGGCGGCCCTCAGGAGTTCAAGATCGAGTAGCGGGGGTTTCCCCACCGGTTGGCGCGCGAGATGACGGCGAAGTCGTTGATGCGCGCGCCTTGCTTCTTCAGCTCCTCGAGCGCCACGGAGGAGACCATCTGCCGCAAGTAGAACGGCTGGTTGGCCACGAAGTGGTGGATGATGTGTGTCTTGCCGAAGTTGAAGGCAAACAGGTTAAGCGGCCACACCAGCGGATGGTGGAGGATCTGGTTCTGGAAGAAGACATCACCCTGGGGGATGTCCTCGTAGTAGTGGCTGTAAGAGGAGATGAGCGCCAGGCAGCCCTGCCGCAAGGCGTTGGGCAGCACCCAGAGCGTCAAGGCCCCCCGGACCCACGGCCATCCCCAGACGGGCAGCCACCCAGAGCCCGTGTCCGGGGAGAGTCCGCTGGGCACGGTGTAGAGCAGGGCGAGCACCAGGAGCAGGTCGGCGATCAACAGAGAGGGCAAAAGCCCCACGAGGATCTTCCGGGGCTGGAAGCCGGGCACGTCCCGGCGGATGTCCAGGAGCAGCAAGGTGCTGCTCAGGGGCGAGGCCGT
Protein-coding sequences here:
- a CDS encoding fatty acid desaturase; protein product: MNTSADPSRYPKDTRARTHSINYAIRKEEHRLRMRHSWLQYQSQMGLGFLLASLAAMALIASLYLRGHLAWWLTVPLMALPLSIVYEIEHDLLHHLYFRNHLWFQNLLLGVTWLCKLGMNPWTRREFHLHHHKVSGQREDIEERIMGLGTRSLLLRLVLTASPLSSTLLLLDIRRDVPGFQPRKILVGLLPSLLIADLLLVLALLYTVPSGLSPDTGSGWLPVWGWPWVRGALTLWVLPNALRQGCLALISSYSHYYEDIPQGDVFFQNQILHHPLVWPLNLFAFNFGKTHIIHHFVANQPFYLRQMVSSVALEELKKQGARINDFAVISRANRWGNPRYSILNS
- a CDS encoding MBL fold metallo-hydrolase, translating into MRLTLHRGVSLAVLASARTEAEHHEDLGCSIQGPTSRPVRRAHSALKRQLAVLGPARALQEARSLVRWLEETPRYAALCEDGKRRRGRRPLRSEVLFPDARRHRPRVLHLRQEQLGLDVPVAPGEWPVLAELLAALSRGASRAELRALAAAPAAGALLSDMSGAGWLVRHEGPVEVPSPGALFVGHNTVLIAGRQARVLVDPYFRPSSGVDVPGYAPMQPGDLGPVDAVLITHSHGDHFHLGSLVRLPRDTRIFVPAVARESLFSTDCVLRLEQLGFTRVEPLRWGEERQVGDLTVRALPFHGEQPTDAQGLYPGLFNEGNTWLVRAPGFSTAFFADAGHDVRGDMREVCRRVREEGPVDVLFCGVRGFRLKPLFFGFSTLDAFLVDVPLDALTRPQQLMAGPEEALEFGALLGARYVVPCADGGAPWYWREGMGPRYPGYPGEPVTGASTLDENPDADPYPERLAQVRRERASGPRALLMRPGEALRWRGRKAPEAVQLPGFLWPFGGPQEFKIE